A window of Tautonia plasticadhaerens contains these coding sequences:
- a CDS encoding DUF1549 domain-containing protein: MLRRPNPGRILRGPWPVLVALTLSGPSPAVADDGQPGGSIGQPASLAVEPGDAVLSGRRATAQLIATATDPDGSVRDLTRLVEWASLDPDVAVVDPRGRVVPVADGQARIVASGGSVEARTTVTVQQMGSPDPVSFRHDVMPALSQASCNTGACHGTPTGKGGFRLSLLGYLPDEDYRVLSREIAGRRVDPFDPDNSMILTKPLGLIAHEGGQRLFRDTKTFEFLRDWIAEGVKDDPESPRAVSLEIVPGDRILHAPAISQQVVARVSYADGSTRDVTPICYYGSSNTDIAEVDASGFVSFKKRGEVAVIAHYLDLVAVVRLTHLVEVPGFAEVDVPTDNLVDRAVFDKLNRMRIAPSEPCTDEEFIRRAYLDTIGVMPTPGETKAFLDDPSPTRYEEIVETLLERPEFNDFWALKFADVLRSNSRLIKSKGAYAFHRWIRSQIEQNAPIDGFVRQLLTAEGSTFDNPAANYYRISRTPEEAVETTAQLFLGVRIQCAKCHNHPFERWTQDDYYGFAAFFSRVKQKPGLLPDEEIIFAADSGDVRQPRTNAVMPPKALGGPVYGDDEREDSRKNRLAEWLTGEENDFFAKSTVNRIWYHVMGKGIVDPVDDFRDSNPASNDELLDDLAADFVSSGYDLRHLVRTILTSRTYRLSARTHDLNADDEIYFSHAVTKLLPAEVLLDAISSVADVPTAFNGLPAGSSAIEIPDGQMDHPFLKTFGRPARELACECERESDSNLSQALQLIGGSTVHDKLRADGGRMHRLAESGKPAAEVTADLYAVALSRPPTDAELEAAVAHIAGAGAEGRRQAIEDLGWVLINSKEFLFRH, from the coding sequence ATGCTGCGACGACCGAACCCGGGACGGATTCTCCGCGGGCCCTGGCCCGTCCTGGTCGCCCTGACCCTCTCGGGGCCTTCCCCGGCGGTCGCCGACGACGGGCAGCCCGGGGGGTCGATCGGACAGCCGGCCTCCCTCGCGGTCGAGCCGGGAGATGCGGTGCTCTCCGGCCGGAGGGCGACGGCCCAGCTCATCGCCACCGCCACCGACCCCGACGGATCGGTCCGGGACCTCACCCGGCTGGTCGAGTGGGCCAGCCTCGACCCCGATGTCGCCGTCGTCGACCCCCGGGGCCGCGTCGTCCCGGTCGCCGACGGGCAGGCCCGGATCGTCGCCTCCGGCGGCAGCGTCGAGGCCCGGACGACCGTCACGGTCCAGCAGATGGGGTCCCCCGACCCGGTCAGCTTCCGCCACGACGTGATGCCCGCCCTCAGCCAGGCTAGTTGCAACACGGGGGCCTGCCACGGCACCCCGACCGGCAAGGGCGGTTTCCGCCTCAGCCTGCTCGGCTACTTGCCGGACGAGGACTATCGGGTCCTCAGCCGGGAGATCGCCGGTCGCCGGGTCGACCCCTTCGACCCGGATAACAGCATGATCCTCACCAAGCCGCTCGGCCTGATCGCCCACGAGGGGGGCCAGCGCCTCTTCCGGGACACCAAGACCTTCGAGTTCCTCCGGGACTGGATCGCCGAGGGGGTGAAGGACGACCCCGAGAGCCCCAGGGCCGTTTCCCTGGAGATCGTCCCCGGCGATCGGATCCTGCACGCCCCGGCGATCTCCCAGCAGGTCGTCGCCCGCGTGAGCTACGCCGACGGCTCGACCCGGGACGTGACCCCGATCTGCTACTACGGCTCCTCGAACACCGACATCGCCGAGGTGGACGCCTCCGGCTTCGTCTCGTTCAAGAAGCGGGGCGAGGTGGCCGTCATCGCCCACTACCTGGACCTGGTCGCCGTCGTCCGGCTGACGCACCTGGTCGAGGTCCCCGGGTTCGCCGAGGTCGACGTGCCGACCGACAACCTGGTCGACCGCGCCGTCTTCGACAAGCTCAACCGCATGCGGATCGCCCCCTCCGAGCCCTGCACCGACGAGGAGTTCATCCGGAGGGCCTACCTCGACACGATCGGCGTCATGCCGACCCCCGGGGAGACGAAGGCGTTCCTCGACGACCCCTCGCCGACCCGGTACGAGGAGATCGTCGAGACCCTGCTGGAGCGCCCCGAGTTCAACGACTTCTGGGCGTTGAAGTTCGCCGACGTGCTGCGGTCGAACTCCCGGCTGATCAAGTCGAAGGGGGCCTACGCCTTCCACCGCTGGATCCGGTCGCAGATCGAGCAGAACGCGCCGATCGACGGCTTCGTCCGCCAGCTCCTGACGGCCGAGGGGTCGACCTTCGACAACCCGGCGGCGAACTACTACCGGATCAGCCGGACGCCCGAGGAGGCGGTCGAGACGACGGCGCAACTGTTCCTGGGCGTCCGGATCCAGTGCGCCAAGTGTCACAACCACCCCTTCGAGCGCTGGACCCAGGACGACTACTACGGCTTCGCCGCCTTCTTCTCCCGGGTCAAGCAGAAGCCGGGCCTGCTGCCCGACGAGGAGATCATCTTCGCCGCCGACTCCGGGGACGTCCGCCAGCCCCGGACCAACGCCGTGATGCCCCCCAAGGCCCTCGGCGGCCCCGTCTACGGCGACGACGAGCGGGAGGACTCCCGCAAGAATCGGCTGGCCGAGTGGCTCACCGGCGAGGAGAACGACTTCTTCGCCAAGAGCACGGTCAACCGGATCTGGTACCACGTGATGGGCAAGGGGATCGTCGACCCGGTCGACGACTTCCGGGACTCCAACCCCGCCTCCAATGACGAGTTGCTCGACGACCTCGCGGCCGACTTCGTCTCCAGCGGCTACGACCTGCGGCACCTCGTCCGGACGATCCTCACCAGCCGGACCTACCGCCTCAGCGCCCGGACCCACGACCTGAACGCCGACGACGAGATCTACTTCTCGCACGCCGTCACCAAGCTGCTGCCCGCCGAGGTCCTGCTCGACGCCATCTCGTCCGTCGCCGACGTGCCGACCGCCTTCAACGGCCTGCCCGCCGGCTCGAGCGCGATCGAGATCCCCGACGGCCAGATGGACCACCCTTTCCTCAAGACCTTCGGCCGACCCGCCCGGGAGCTGGCCTGCGAGTGCGAGCGGGAGAGCGACTCGAACCTCTCCCAGGCCTTGCAGCTCATCGGCGGCTCGACCGTACACGACAAGCTCCGGGCCGACGGCGGCCGGATGCACCGCCTGGCCGAATCGGGCAAGCCCGCCGCCGAGGTCACCGCCGACCTCTACGCCGTGGCCCTCTCCCGGCCCCCGACCGACGCCGAGCTGGAGGCCGCCGTCGCCCACATCGCCGGCGCCGGCGCCGAGGGCCGCCGCCAGGCGATCGAGGACCTCGGCTGGGTGCTCATCAACTCCAAGGAGTTCCTCTTCCGCCATTGA
- a CDS encoding GDP-mannose 4,6-dehydratase: MIVTGAAGFIGSHLVDRLLADGVEVVGVDNFDHFYDPTRKRANLADALRHSGFRLVELDLRDAEGVSRLVAESRPDAIAHLAARAGVRPSIEQPGLYAEVNVSATTYLMEAARTLDPMPRFVYASSSSVYGDRPDAPFREDDRVDTPISPYAATKMACELIAHAFHHIHGLPVTGLRFFTAYGPRNRPDLAIHKFADLIERGRPIPMFGDGTTRRDYTYVGDIVDGVSRALDRCSSYHLYNLGHSEPIALREMIAALGRALGKEPVVDRQPEQPGDVRQTYADISRARSELGYDPATPFDEGLARFVSWFRSR; this comes from the coding sequence ATGATCGTCACCGGCGCCGCAGGCTTCATCGGCTCCCACCTGGTCGACCGCCTGCTGGCCGACGGCGTCGAGGTCGTCGGCGTCGACAATTTCGACCACTTCTATGACCCGACCCGCAAGCGGGCCAACCTGGCCGACGCCCTGCGGCACTCCGGATTCCGCCTCGTCGAGCTGGACTTGAGGGACGCCGAGGGGGTCTCCAGGCTCGTCGCCGAGTCGAGGCCCGACGCCATCGCCCACCTGGCCGCCCGGGCCGGGGTGCGGCCGAGCATCGAGCAGCCGGGGCTCTACGCCGAGGTGAACGTCTCGGCCACCACCTACCTGATGGAGGCGGCCCGGACGCTCGACCCGATGCCCCGGTTCGTCTATGCCTCCAGCTCCAGCGTCTACGGCGACCGGCCCGACGCCCCCTTCCGCGAGGACGACCGGGTCGACACGCCGATCAGCCCCTACGCCGCCACCAAGATGGCCTGCGAGCTGATCGCCCACGCCTTCCACCACATCCACGGCCTGCCCGTCACCGGCCTCCGGTTCTTCACCGCCTACGGGCCCCGGAACCGCCCGGACCTGGCCATCCACAAGTTCGCCGACCTGATCGAGCGAGGCCGGCCGATCCCCATGTTCGGCGACGGCACCACACGACGCGACTACACTTACGTCGGCGACATCGTCGACGGCGTCTCCCGGGCCCTCGACCGCTGCTCGTCCTACCACCTCTACAACCTCGGCCACTCCGAGCCGATCGCCCTGCGGGAGATGATCGCCGCCCTCGGCCGGGCCCTGGGCAAGGAGCCCGTCGTCGACCGCCAGCCCGAGCAGCCCGGCGACGTCCGCCAGACCTATGCCGACATCAGCCGGGCCCGATCCGAACTCGGCTACGACCCCGCCACCCCCTTCGACGAGGGGCTGGCCCGGTTCGTCTCCTGGTTCCGCTCCCGCTGA
- a CDS encoding helix-turn-helix domain-containing protein — translation MAQFYTLEEAARALGMNPEELKQKAQRREVRAFLDSGSWRFRVSDIDELARRSGMGSDPDLSLSDLDLIPEQGGSGMESVDEDSPESIFNLGVAKSDLGPASREDVPSRESGSDADILLDDAALPMGSGSSSHIIGMETSGKQPSDSDVRLVPEDGPKGASDSDVQLSGEIDVVPPMGGGRSSSDSDVTLVQEGTDESFEVFGTKDYEDSGSSFAGGGLGSSGSGSGIARSHDPGSGSGSDETTLRPSPIGSDDELDFRAEGPGAPEEDDSDFELTPSSVIDALQPESGSDFELTALDASDEFDAAAPRPSDSDVTGAEPSTSGVNLGRPSDSGINLQQMGGLDDADSIELAPLGDEDEPKKAPAPKAKPKPAAAQRPDPSATAMPGLAPDSDPSATALPVRAEGQKDIFEDTDFEVDALDSGDDNTMQLDANSDFDLDESDSASEVFAVDEEDVDQSAATALGPGIAGDDEDDGLGDAVEAELSASEEMEGVGWDEPAAASGAAAATSSAAGRRSALLSDAGGPPWGGVWVGVLCATTVLMMVLSFITMDVVRNLNSFQSDTPVASGLVNVIAGGE, via the coding sequence ATGGCTCAGTTCTACACCCTGGAGGAAGCCGCGCGGGCCCTCGGCATGAACCCCGAGGAGCTGAAGCAGAAGGCCCAGCGCCGAGAGGTGCGGGCCTTCCTCGACAGCGGCTCGTGGCGCTTCCGCGTCTCGGACATCGACGAATTGGCCCGCCGCAGCGGCATGGGCAGCGACCCGGACCTCTCCCTCTCCGACCTCGACCTGATCCCCGAACAGGGGGGCAGCGGCATGGAGAGCGTCGACGAGGACTCCCCGGAGTCGATCTTCAACCTCGGCGTGGCCAAGTCCGACCTCGGCCCCGCCTCCCGGGAGGACGTGCCCTCGCGGGAGTCGGGCTCCGACGCCGACATCCTGCTCGACGACGCCGCCCTGCCGATGGGCAGCGGCTCAAGCTCCCACATCATCGGCATGGAGACCTCGGGCAAGCAGCCGAGCGACTCCGACGTCCGCCTCGTCCCCGAGGACGGCCCCAAGGGGGCCAGCGACTCCGACGTGCAGCTCTCCGGGGAGATCGACGTGGTCCCCCCCATGGGCGGGGGCCGCAGCTCCAGCGACTCCGACGTCACCCTCGTCCAGGAGGGGACCGACGAGTCGTTCGAGGTCTTCGGCACCAAGGACTACGAGGACTCCGGCTCCTCCTTCGCCGGCGGCGGGCTCGGCAGCAGCGGCAGCGGCAGCGGCATCGCCCGGAGCCACGACCCCGGCAGCGGCAGCGGCAGCGACGAGACCACCCTCCGGCCCAGCCCCATCGGCTCGGACGACGAGCTGGACTTCCGGGCCGAGGGCCCGGGCGCCCCGGAGGAGGACGACAGCGACTTCGAGCTGACCCCCTCCAGCGTGATCGACGCGCTGCAGCCGGAATCCGGCAGCGACTTCGAGCTGACCGCACTGGACGCCAGCGACGAGTTCGACGCCGCCGCCCCCCGGCCCAGCGACTCGGACGTCACCGGGGCCGAGCCGTCGACCTCCGGCGTCAACCTCGGCCGGCCCAGCGACTCGGGCATCAACCTCCAGCAGATGGGCGGGCTCGACGACGCCGACTCGATCGAGCTGGCCCCGCTGGGCGACGAGGACGAGCCCAAGAAGGCGCCCGCCCCCAAGGCCAAGCCCAAGCCGGCCGCCGCCCAGCGCCCCGACCCCTCGGCCACGGCCATGCCCGGCTTGGCCCCCGATTCCGACCCCTCCGCGACCGCCCTGCCGGTGCGGGCCGAGGGCCAGAAGGACATCTTCGAGGACACCGACTTCGAGGTCGACGCCCTCGACAGCGGCGACGACAACACGATGCAGCTGGACGCCAACAGCGACTTCGACCTGGACGAGAGCGACTCGGCCTCCGAGGTCTTCGCCGTCGACGAGGAGGACGTGGACCAGAGCGCCGCCACCGCCCTGGGGCCCGGCATCGCCGGCGACGACGAGGACGACGGCCTGGGGGACGCCGTCGAGGCCGAGCTGTCCGCCTCCGAGGAGATGGAAGGCGTCGGCTGGGACGAGCCGGCGGCCGCCTCCGGTGCCGCCGCCGCCACCTCCTCGGCCGCCGGCCGGCGCTCCGCCCTGCTCTCCGACGCCGGCGGGCCGCCCTGGGGCGGCGTCTGGGTCGGCGTGCTCTGCGCGACCACCGTCCTGATGATGGTCCTCTCCTTCATCACGATGGACGTCGTCCGCAACCTCAACAGCTTCCAGAGCGACACCCCCGTCGCCTCCGGGCTGGTCAACGTGATCGCCGGGGGCGAGTGA
- a CDS encoding DUF1326 domain-containing protein, which translates to MRMSLSALCAALVVGAAAHASEPVQVQGHYLEARTADVFTGPCFSNSEVFIVGDRAVMAWKVTEGSFEGVDLAGLGVAAAVKGTSTFSEDRPERAESVLIVDERADARQRAALAAMARRLGGGRLDNVVAVEVASIDLSVDEHCHLEAHGPSHKAHIMPLAPPARFQAAGLAEIATRPLDANDCLCGNEVIAYEPLAEGVEVLPAYTLGHSFRGEGLDSTWASPNARSSFVGRFAY; encoded by the coding sequence ATGCGAATGAGCCTCTCCGCCCTCTGCGCCGCCCTGGTCGTCGGCGCCGCCGCCCACGCCTCCGAGCCGGTCCAGGTCCAGGGCCACTACCTCGAGGCCCGGACCGCCGACGTCTTCACCGGCCCCTGCTTCTCCAACTCCGAGGTCTTCATCGTCGGCGACCGCGCCGTGATGGCCTGGAAGGTGACCGAGGGCTCGTTCGAGGGCGTCGACCTCGCCGGGCTCGGCGTCGCGGCGGCCGTCAAGGGGACCTCGACCTTCTCCGAGGACCGCCCCGAGCGGGCCGAGTCCGTGCTGATCGTCGACGAGCGGGCCGACGCCCGGCAGCGGGCCGCCCTGGCGGCGATGGCCCGACGGCTCGGCGGCGGCCGCCTGGACAACGTGGTCGCCGTCGAGGTCGCGTCGATCGACCTGAGCGTCGACGAGCACTGCCACCTGGAGGCCCACGGCCCCTCCCACAAGGCCCACATCATGCCGCTGGCCCCGCCGGCCCGGTTCCAGGCCGCCGGCCTCGCCGAAATCGCCACCCGGCCGCTCGACGCCAATGACTGCCTCTGCGGCAACGAGGTCATCGCCTACGAGCCGCTCGCCGAGGGGGTCGAGGTCCTGCCGGCCTACACCCTGGGCCACTCCTTCCGGGGCGAGGGCCTGGACAGCACCTGGGCCTCCCCGAATGCCCGGAGTAGCTTCGTCGGCCGGTTCGCCTACTGA
- a CDS encoding HAD family hydrolase, whose product MPEPRAVLFDFDGVIADTENVHVAAWERTFALMGLDVPPEQCSKAAELDDRPFLAEILEGKGIEGGAIDGWVGRKQQLAAAMLRDEPRLYPGVVGLIRRLQDRASLAVVSTARRGDVALVLSAGGIADAFGAMVGKEDVSNTKPDPEPYRTALERLGLAAEEAVAIEDSAAGLASARGAGIRCLAVGHRHGMGVWVGESPFLEDLADEEAVLEALGFVD is encoded by the coding sequence ATGCCCGAGCCCCGAGCCGTTCTGTTCGACTTCGACGGCGTGATCGCCGACACGGAGAACGTCCACGTGGCCGCCTGGGAGCGGACGTTCGCCCTGATGGGGCTGGACGTGCCCCCTGAGCAGTGCTCGAAGGCCGCCGAGCTGGACGACCGCCCGTTCCTGGCCGAGATCCTGGAGGGGAAGGGGATCGAAGGGGGGGCGATCGACGGGTGGGTCGGCCGCAAGCAGCAGCTCGCGGCGGCGATGCTCCGGGACGAGCCGAGGCTCTACCCGGGGGTCGTGGGGCTGATCCGGAGGCTGCAGGACCGGGCGAGCCTGGCGGTCGTCTCGACGGCAAGGCGGGGGGACGTGGCCCTGGTGCTCTCGGCCGGGGGGATCGCCGATGCGTTCGGGGCGATGGTGGGGAAGGAGGACGTGTCGAACACCAAGCCGGACCCGGAGCCCTACCGGACGGCCCTGGAGCGGCTCGGGCTCGCCGCGGAGGAGGCGGTGGCGATCGAGGACTCGGCCGCGGGCCTCGCATCGGCGAGGGGGGCGGGCATCCGCTGCCTGGCGGTCGGCCACCGGCATGGCATGGGGGTCTGGGTGGGGGAGTCGCCGTTCCTGGAAGACCTAGCGGACGAGGAGGCGGTGCTGGAGGCGCTGGGGTTCGTCGACTGA